A window of Microcystis aeruginosa FD4 contains these coding sequences:
- a CDS encoding glycoside hydrolase family 24 protein produces the protein MAELSLTALEDTVIKRFTIDSTDIDNPGEKFDLEKGEKIGINWYRPASKNHWEFELKSPHGGFFNWYVFQPHVQINDPTPAHTEASGSKQVMAFLDAIAWPEGTDKSVGDGVRTGYNIMFTGKTFSSFADHPRRVICSGSLCSDAAGRYQFLSKTWDGVAKKLGLKDFSPSNQDKAAIQLIKQRGALDEIEKGKIRAACDILSWEWASLPPGRYGQPTVTYEKMEQLFKQAGGVLG, from the coding sequence AAGATACCGTGATCAAGCGATTTACTATCGATAGCACGGATATTGACAATCCAGGAGAAAAGTTTGATTTAGAAAAAGGCGAAAAAATTGGTATCAACTGGTATCGACCAGCTTCCAAGAATCATTGGGAATTTGAACTCAAATCTCCCCACGGAGGCTTTTTCAATTGGTACGTTTTCCAGCCGCACGTTCAGATTAACGATCCCACACCTGCACATACTGAAGCTTCAGGAAGCAAACAAGTCATGGCTTTCTTAGATGCCATTGCTTGGCCAGAAGGGACAGATAAGAGCGTTGGAGATGGTGTAAGGACAGGATACAATATCATGTTCACTGGCAAGACATTTTCTAGTTTTGCCGATCATCCTCGTCGTGTTATATGTTCAGGCAGCTTATGCTCGGATGCAGCAGGGCGATATCAATTCCTGAGCAAAACTTGGGATGGAGTTGCCAAAAAACTAGGCTTGAAAGATTTTTCTCCTAGCAATCAAGACAAAGCCGCCATTCAACTCATTAAACAACGAGGTGCATTAGACGAAATAGAAAAAGGTAAAATCAGGGCGGCCTGTGACATCCTAAGCTGGGAGTGGGCTTCTTTACCACCAGGTCGTTATGGTCAGCCCACAGTTACCTACGAGAAAATGGAGCAACTGTTTAAACAGGCGGGGGGAGTACTAGGGTAG